Proteins encoded in a region of the Rickettsia bellii RML369-C genome:
- a CDS encoding AAA family ATPase codes for MAIQFARIEIVSRSSGGNACLKAAYNARLIIKDERTNVTYNFSKKGDNVYHAVLLPNYVDKRFKDPRVLMNEVERLETRKNSQLLKDIVIALPDDKELDLNDRIAITHEIIEEMGWVKNGLGVQIDIHQPHDGDKNWHAHLLVTTRRFTEDGKSLGAKAVDLNPKFAKVKGKAFIIPEEEIIHKRVKEVINKYFAKLGLEIQVDPISFMPQQHVGPTRMRSIINEIAEQNKICKLAHLEIIKNSDGVLNRIIRHQAIFTKLDIEKAIKEIPEEVEKSKLIREVLNSDRLVKLYNEDGTDTKYYTTKDIRDEELRLLRIAYKVNNQIHFNNIIKLKSAIDNLASVNEAQRESLQHILINNQGIRILQGRAGTGKSQVLVQAYKIATNHGQNIIGLSPTHKAASELKSKGYRQCYTVKGFLFKLYNGKADLPRNSLLVVDEAGMVGNSDYLELLKVARSNNCNLILAGDERQLTSVERGGMFAVLASKFGSYELSRIRRQSKAWAREMASCFARSDITGGLRLLAQHDGLKIDHTLEESMARLINDWSNSKFALNERLIITMRNAEVDSINQGIRELLKARGLLTGKEYRRYLSSEKHEDYMAGDRILFKSTNKDLQIENGEFATITSVSNDKFIAKTDSGKEIEFNPQDVSFKHGYASTVYKAQGASIKNVYVLHNLAGNSRNSYVAMTRHIEEVKLYYNRKATRNMASLISQLSKIDNRLSSINFKTLEELVAIQDQENKSPNIIDKVGDWFKGVVEDIKDRLHSNDNYYHLRVRSRSSAKVAEILRSTSTNFATSHKAQEERKSSSYNLTNCNKQDTTISVKLQEDIMAKNKIDYNAINKQKAVELKQRLSFKAEEIGRNLLGSPNNHLSSSHILRWGKDGKIAMKINGSKAGRWYDFSKGEGGDLFTLVQREKNCDFVEAKKYLQDMVGISNNSKLLEDKIKEQFDQKVKNQDQQAKYAEISKIKRAEELYEKSDSIIYTTPNNIAKKYLLEHRGIKKILTGYQLNNDLRTNMMWDSNSKQYYPALIAFARNKDGNITGGQSIYLNKETNNKADIEVNKRSFGRIRGSFVEINKTNEQQNVQSRNVQSSKDGNNSVSNITIIAEGVETALSIREAGIKGKILCSLGVSNIRNYEPIKGERIIIAADNDGKDAVSVNTVIKAQEELIRQGATVAIIRPPEKGDFNDMLKSQGAESINKLIEAEIAKLTAASKVTELKSSLKASDDRKSQIKSIELLFSKFANNDNNGLNNLQQQQIKALAKFGTAENIDTALQIYREKGIDSCTAYSNKICIAAIEQKIQKDLQIMQNKFDPNYNLGDKKFCDIVVHDFQGKSHLVPEDYLNAIGRDKQVMQYISPSSEIGKEIRSAVKQVSEIKLNQGIRV; via the coding sequence ATGGCAATACAGTTTGCAAGAATAGAAATAGTGAGTAGGAGTTCAGGAGGAAATGCTTGCCTGAAAGCTGCCTATAATGCCAGGCTGATTATTAAAGATGAGAGAACTAACGTTACTTATAATTTTAGCAAAAAAGGCGATAATGTTTACCATGCAGTATTATTGCCTAATTATGTAGATAAAAGATTTAAAGACCCAAGGGTCTTGATGAATGAAGTAGAACGTCTAGAGACAAGAAAAAATAGTCAATTATTAAAAGATATAGTTATAGCACTGCCTGATGATAAAGAGCTAGATTTAAATGATAGGATAGCCATTACTCATGAAATAATCGAAGAGATGGGGTGGGTAAAGAATGGTCTAGGAGTTCAAATTGATATTCATCAGCCACATGATGGAGATAAGAATTGGCATGCCCATTTGCTTGTTACTACCAGAAGATTCACAGAAGATGGTAAATCTTTAGGAGCTAAGGCAGTAGATTTAAATCCTAAATTTGCCAAAGTTAAGGGCAAAGCATTCATTATCCCAGAGGAGGAAATAATACATAAGAGAGTTAAAGAAGTAATCAATAAATATTTTGCTAAGTTAGGTTTAGAAATCCAAGTAGACCCGATAAGTTTTATGCCTCAGCAGCATGTTGGTCCTACTAGAATGCGAAGTATTATCAATGAAATAGCTGAGCAAAATAAAATATGTAAATTAGCTCATCTGGAAATTATTAAAAATAGTGATGGAGTGTTAAATCGTATTATTCGTCATCAAGCTATTTTTACTAAATTGGATATAGAAAAAGCAATAAAAGAGATTCCAGAAGAAGTAGAAAAGTCAAAACTAATAAGGGAGGTATTAAATTCAGATAGGCTGGTAAAACTATATAATGAAGATGGCACGGATACTAAATACTATACTACTAAAGACATAAGGGATGAAGAATTAAGGTTACTTAGAATAGCATATAAGGTAAATAACCAGATTCATTTTAATAATATTATTAAGCTTAAAAGTGCTATCGATAATCTTGCAAGTGTTAATGAAGCACAAAGAGAAAGTCTACAGCATATTTTAATTAATAATCAAGGGATTAGGATTTTACAAGGTAGAGCCGGTACCGGTAAGTCACAAGTACTTGTGCAGGCTTATAAAATTGCCACTAATCATGGGCAAAATATTATAGGGCTTAGTCCTACTCATAAAGCAGCATCAGAGCTTAAAAGTAAAGGTTACCGGCAATGTTATACAGTAAAAGGATTTTTATTTAAATTATATAATGGCAAAGCTGATCTACCAAGAAATAGCCTGCTAGTAGTAGATGAAGCAGGGATGGTAGGTAATAGTGATTATTTAGAATTACTAAAAGTAGCAAGGAGTAACAATTGTAATCTAATACTGGCTGGAGATGAGAGACAACTCACTTCCGTTGAGCGAGGAGGAATGTTTGCAGTATTGGCTAGTAAATTTGGCTCATATGAGTTAAGTAGAATTAGAAGACAGAGTAAAGCATGGGCAAGAGAAATGGCTTCATGCTTTGCAAGATCAGATATTACTGGTGGCTTGCGTTTACTTGCACAACATGATGGTTTAAAGATTGATCATACGCTAGAAGAATCAATGGCAAGATTAATTAATGATTGGAGCAACAGCAAATTTGCTCTAAATGAGCGTTTAATAATTACCATGCGTAATGCTGAAGTAGATAGTATTAATCAAGGCATCAGGGAGTTACTAAAAGCTAGAGGCTTACTTACCGGTAAAGAATATAGACGTTATCTATCATCTGAAAAGCATGAAGATTATATGGCAGGAGATCGTATTTTGTTTAAAAGTACAAATAAAGATTTACAAATAGAAAATGGTGAATTTGCAACGATAACTTCAGTAAGTAATGATAAATTTATTGCTAAAACAGATAGCGGGAAAGAAATAGAATTTAATCCTCAAGATGTAAGCTTTAAACATGGCTATGCTTCTACAGTGTATAAAGCACAAGGAGCCTCAATTAAAAATGTCTATGTATTACATAATTTAGCAGGAAATAGCAGAAATTCTTATGTAGCCATGACTAGACATATAGAAGAGGTAAAACTTTACTATAATAGGAAGGCTACCAGGAATATGGCCAGTTTAATATCGCAACTTAGCAAAATAGATAATAGGCTATCTAGCATTAATTTTAAAACTTTAGAAGAATTAGTAGCGATTCAAGATCAAGAGAATAAGAGTCCTAATATTATAGATAAAGTAGGTGATTGGTTTAAAGGGGTAGTAGAAGATATTAAGGATAGATTACACAGTAATGATAACTATTACCACTTAAGAGTGAGATCAAGATCATCTGCTAAGGTAGCAGAAATCCTAAGAAGCACTAGCACAAATTTTGCCACAAGCCATAAAGCCCAAGAAGAGCGAAAAAGCTCTTCTTATAACCTTACGAATTGTAATAAACAAGATACAACAATAAGTGTTAAATTACAAGAGGATATTATGGCAAAGAATAAAATAGATTATAATGCTATTAATAAACAAAAAGCAGTAGAATTAAAGCAACGATTATCATTTAAAGCGGAAGAAATAGGTAGAAATTTGCTAGGCAGTCCAAATAACCACTTATCGAGTAGTCACATATTACGCTGGGGAAAAGATGGTAAGATAGCGATGAAGATAAATGGCAGTAAAGCTGGCAGATGGTATGATTTTAGTAAAGGAGAGGGAGGAGATTTATTTACCTTAGTACAAAGAGAAAAAAATTGTGATTTTGTAGAAGCTAAGAAATATTTACAAGATATGGTTGGTATATCAAACAATAGCAAGTTATTAGAAGATAAGATAAAAGAGCAATTTGACCAAAAAGTTAAGAATCAAGATCAACAAGCGAAATATGCTGAAATATCTAAGATAAAGAGAGCTGAAGAATTATATGAAAAATCAGATTCTATAATCTATACGACGCCAAATAATATAGCAAAAAAATATTTATTAGAACATCGTGGAATTAAAAAAATATTAACAGGATATCAACTAAATAATGATCTTAGAACCAATATGATGTGGGACAGTAATAGCAAACAATATTATCCTGCATTAATTGCTTTTGCTAGAAATAAAGATGGTAATATTACCGGTGGACAATCAATTTATTTAAACAAAGAAACAAATAATAAAGCTGATATTGAGGTTAATAAACGTTCATTTGGTAGAATCAGAGGTTCTTTTGTTGAGATTAATAAAACTAACGAACAGCAGAACGTACAAAGCAGGAACGTACAAAGCAGTAAAGATGGCAATAATTCAGTTAGTAATATAACGATTATAGCAGAAGGGGTAGAGACCGCTTTAAGTATTAGGGAAGCTGGTATTAAAGGCAAAATTCTTTGTAGTTTAGGTGTAAGTAACATTAGGAACTATGAGCCTATCAAAGGAGAAAGAATAATAATTGCTGCCGATAATGACGGCAAAGACGCAGTATCAGTTAATACTGTAATTAAAGCACAGGAAGAATTAATTAGGCAAGGAGCGACGGTAGCAATAATACGACCACCAGAAAAAGGCGATTTTAATGATATGTTAAAATCCCAAGGAGCAGAATCTATAAACAAGCTTATAGAAGCTGAAATAGCAAAATTAACAGCAGCTAGCAAAGTAACAGAACTTAAATCATCCTTAAAAGCAAGTGATGATAGAAAATCACAAATTAAATCTATAGAATTATTATTTTCAAAATTTGCAAATAACGATAATAACGGACTAAATAATTTGCAGCAACAGCAAATAAAAGCTCTAGCAAAGTTTGGCACAGCAGAAAATATCGATACTGCTTTACAAATCTACAGAGAAAAAGGTATAGATTCTTGTACTGCTTATAGTAACAAGATTTGCATAGCAGCAATAGAGCAGAAGATACAGAAAGATTTACAAATTATGCAGAATAAATTTGATCCTAATTATAATCTTGGTGATAAAAAATTTTGTGATATAGTAGTACATGATTTTCAAGGCAAAAGCCATCTCGTCCCTGAAGATTACTTAAATGCCATAGGAAGAGATAAACAAGTAATGCAATATATAAGTCCAAGCTCAGAAATAGGTAAAGAAATAAGAAGTGCGGTAAAGCAAGTATCTGAGATCAAGCTAAATCAAGGAATAAGAGTTTAG